The genomic DNA TCCGCACCAAACCGGCTCGTTTATTGGCGACCTGGGCGCGCTGTTCGACCAATTGCACGGCAAGCAATTGAGCTACAATAATCTGGTCGATGTGGATGCCGCCGTGCAGCTCATGCGCGAGTTTGCGGGCGGGCCGCCGGCCGTGGCCATCCTCAAGCACACCAATGCCTGCGGCGTGGCCCAGGCCGCCGACCTGCACGCGGCCTACGTCAATGCGCTGGCCTGCGACCCGGTTTCGGCTTTTGGGGGCGTCATTGTCGCGAACCAGGAAGTGGACTTGGCCACGGCGCAGGAGCTAAATAAGTTGTTCTTTGAAGTCCTCATCGCGCCCAGCTTCGCGGCTGATGCGCTCCCCATTTTGCAGAGCAAAAAGAACCGTATTCTTTTGAAGCAGAAGCCAGTGCATTTTCCGGCTAAGCTCTTCAAAACCTTGCTCAACGGTGTGATTGAGCAAGATGCCGACTTGCAAAGCGAGACGGCGCGGGACTTCCGCACCGTCACCAAATCGGCCCCTACCCCCCTCGAAGTGGCGGCCCTGGAGTTTGCCGGCAAAATCTGCAAGCACACCAAAAGCAACACCATCGTGCTGGCCCGGCCCGGCCAGCTGCTGGCCTCGGGCGTGGGCCAGACCTCGCGGGTCGATGCCCTGCGCCAGGCCATCGAGAAGGCCGCGAGCTTCGGCTTCGATTTGCACGGCGCGGTGATGGCATCGGATGCGTTTTTCCCGTTTCCCGACTGCGTGGAAATCGCGGCGGCGGCGGGCGTGCGCGCCGTGGTGCAGCCCGGCGGCTCCATTAAGGACCAGGACAGCATCGACGCCTGCGACCGCCTGGGCCTGGCGATGGTGCTGACGGGCGTGCGGCATTTCAAGCACTAGCGCTGTATAAGCAAAATATGAGTTAAATGAACGTCATGCTGAGCCTGTCGAAGCATCTCTACCGCGTAAGTAATCCTAACGTCAGGAGTTACTTACGCGGTAGAGATGCTTCGACAGGCTCAGCATGACGTTCGTCTTTTATTCCGGACGCGCGTAACGCCCTTCTGCAACCCTACCCCCCGTTCTATGTACGAAATCGAGCTACTCGTTATTCTCCTGGCCGTGACCACGGCGCTGGCCGAGGTGGCCAACCGGCTGCGCATTCCGTACCCCGTGCT from Hymenobacter psoromatis includes the following:
- a CDS encoding bifunctional phosphoribosylaminoimidazolecarboxamide formyltransferase/inosine monophosphate cyclohydrolase, with product MSDASDARPIRAALLSVYHKDRLAPLVATLRRLGVTLYSTGGTQKFLEEQGAEVIAVEDLTGFPEVFGGRVKTLHPKVFGGILHRRHEAGDLAQAAEHGIPPIDLVVVDLYPFEETVASGAPEAEVIEKIDIGGIALLRAAAKNYRDVLVVSSRDQYEAVTQLLEETNGSPSYEERRRYAAAAFFTTSHYDTEIQKYVRQGTESGSWTTTSVTVNVESSTGKSARTPLRYGENPHQTGSFIGDLGALFDQLHGKQLSYNNLVDVDAAVQLMREFAGGPPAVAILKHTNACGVAQAADLHAAYVNALACDPVSAFGGVIVANQEVDLATAQELNKLFFEVLIAPSFAADALPILQSKKNRILLKQKPVHFPAKLFKTLLNGVIEQDADLQSETARDFRTVTKSAPTPLEVAALEFAGKICKHTKSNTIVLARPGQLLASGVGQTSRVDALRQAIEKAASFGFDLHGAVMASDAFFPFPDCVEIAAAAGVRAVVQPGGSIKDQDSIDACDRLGLAMVLTGVRHFKH